The following proteins come from a genomic window of Miscanthus floridulus cultivar M001 chromosome 2, ASM1932011v1, whole genome shotgun sequence:
- the LOC136513732 gene encoding uncharacterized protein, translated as MVEQVAAEVTQPPPQRTDGAPGLFFLSRKRPVDELPLAPLKELKASPGSSAHWVAEAQATIQRGTASTRADPKEPAAQGRDAEATPTQTGEGVLPPHEGEAHESDGAGVPLVAEAPGVSEAEATEAGAPKTAETAAAGVGVSATTEATMVEAGALETIEAMTAEARAPKITEADVMVARPSAQEAEMKAVEALVAPLVQGPPLLQESAREVEELETRSLGKLVFSGGRGTSRTSSNESEAEVIRAAKASSAVQTVLETKIGEHEALKHAALSACEALEVEGVQDGYVLPNDDEEVDAAVMKLMEAAEGPGTALATLFEEEVVPPLPSVDAGGSKP; from the exons ATGGTGGAACAAGTGGCAGCGGAGGTGACGcaaccgcccccgcagaggaccgacggggcgccggg gttatttttccttagtcggaagcggcctgtggacgagcttcccttggcgccccttaaggagctcaaggcaagccccggctcctccgcccactgggtggcagaggcaCAAGCCACTATACAACGCGGCACGGCGTCGacaagggccgacccgaaggagccggccgcccaaggaAGGGATGCCGAGGCGACCCCAacacagacgggggagggagtgcttccgccccatgagggcgaggctcacgagtcagatggggccggcgtgcccttggtcgccgaggcccccggggtctccgaggctgaggcgacggaggccggggcgcccaaGACCGCTGAGACCGCAGCGGCGGGGGTTGGTGTTTCTGCGACCACCGAAgccacgatggtggaggccggagcccTCGAGACCATTGAGGCCATGACTGCGGAGGCTAGAGCCCCCAAGATCACTGAGGCCGACGTGATGGTGGCGAGGCCGTCtgcccaggaggcggagatgaaggcggtggaggccttggtggcgcccttggttcagggcccaccATTGTTAcaagagagcgcccgggaggtggag gagctcgagacccggtcccttgggaagttggtcttctccggcgggagagggacatctaggaccagctccaaTG agtcagaggcggaggttattCGGGCAGccaaggcttccagcgcggtgcagacggtgctcgagactaagatcggggagcacgaggcgctgaagcaTGCCGCCCTttctgcctgcgaggccttggaggttgaaggggttca ggatggctatgtcctgcctaATGATGACGAGGAGGTCGACGCGGcggtcatgaagctgatggaggcggcggaaggccctggcacggcgctggcgacgctcttcgaagaggaggtggtccctcccctaccatctgttGATGCTGGAGGCTctaagccttga